The following coding sequences lie in one Eriocheir sinensis breed Jianghai 21 chromosome 19, ASM2467909v1, whole genome shotgun sequence genomic window:
- the LOC127001015 gene encoding platelet binding protein GspB-like: MGRRPRGGLRCVAAVVVVVFMQVLPATSAPAPAGQEPITPSPFGGEGVQIGLDFDNVRGFFNGEKAERPSAGALTSNGVGAEVVVFRFPDHFSFGTTTALVTTAALVTTAASVTTAASVTTAASVTTTASVTTTASVTTTASVTTAASVTTTASVTTTALVTTAASVTTTALVTTTALVTTAASVTTTASVTTAASVTTAASVTTAASVTTAASVTTAASVTTAASVTSAATET, translated from the exons ATGGGTCGCCGGCCTCGTGGTGGTCTGCGGTgtgtggcagcggtggtggtggtggtgttcatgcaAGTCTTGCCCGCCACGTCTGCTCCTGCCCCTGCCG GACAGGAGCCCATCACGCCCTCGCCTTTTGGTGGGGAAGGGGTCCAAATCGGTTTGGACTTCGATAACGTCCGTGGATTCTTTAATGGCGAGAAGGCCGAAAGACCAAGCGCc GGAGCCCTCACCAGCAATGGAGTCGGGGCAGAGGTTGTGGTATTCCGATTCCCTGATCACTTCAGCTTCGGTACAACCACGGCTTTGGTAACAACCGCGGCTTTGGTAACAACCGCGGCTTCGGTAACAACCGCGGCTTCGGTAACAACCGCGGCTTCGGTAACAACCACGGCTTCAGTAACAACCACGGCTTCAGTAACAACCACGGCTTCGGTAACAACCGCGGCTTCGGTAACAACCACGGCTTCAGTAACAACCACGGCTTTGGTAACAACCGCGGCTTCGGTAACAACCACGGCTTTGGTAACAACCACGGCTTTGGTAACAACCGCGGCTTCGGTAACAACCACGGCTTCGGTAACAACCGCGGCTTCGGTAACAACCGCGGCTTCGGTAACAACCGCGGCTTCGGTAACAACCGCGGCTTCGGTAACAACCGCGGCTTCGGTAACAACCGCGGCTTCGGTAACATCGGCGGCCACCGAGACTTAG